From a region of the Microterricola gilva genome:
- a CDS encoding ABC transporter permease translates to MTRIWNVVRLHLVNRWTYIVLPWIIMGTAFAMTLAIWMILRSVGVTGIGVASGAVGSIFIYLMVAAIMSINLTFPFALGFSVTRRDFYLGTALTFALIGAGNALVLTALAAIEIASDGWWLNGTIFTVLGPDASPLAYWFLFFTLQLFCCFVGAAIATIYMRWRVNGMVLFWVLGGVALVGGFALITYTNSWAAIGAWATESGAIGLAAWSLVPTVLAGVAGFAVLSKATTKN, encoded by the coding sequence ATGACTCGCATCTGGAACGTCGTGCGCTTGCACCTCGTGAACCGCTGGACCTACATCGTGCTGCCGTGGATCATCATGGGCACGGCCTTCGCCATGACCCTCGCGATCTGGATGATCCTGCGCTCGGTCGGCGTGACCGGCATCGGCGTCGCAAGCGGCGCCGTCGGCTCGATCTTCATCTACCTGATGGTGGCGGCGATCATGTCGATCAACCTCACCTTCCCCTTCGCGCTCGGCTTCAGTGTGACCCGCCGCGACTTCTACCTCGGCACCGCGCTCACCTTCGCCCTCATCGGCGCGGGCAACGCACTGGTGCTGACCGCGCTGGCGGCGATCGAGATCGCCAGCGACGGCTGGTGGCTGAACGGCACGATCTTCACCGTGCTCGGGCCGGACGCGAGCCCACTCGCCTACTGGTTCCTGTTCTTCACGCTGCAGCTGTTCTGCTGCTTCGTCGGCGCCGCCATCGCCACGATCTACATGCGCTGGCGCGTCAACGGCATGGTGTTGTTCTGGGTGCTCGGCGGCGTCGCGCTCGTCGGCGGCTTCGCGCTCATCACCTACACGAACAGCTGGGCGGCCATCGGCGCCTGGGCCACGGAGAGTGGAGCGATCGGCCTCGCCGCGTGGTCGCTGGTGCCGACCGTGCTCGCCGGGGTCGCCGGCTTCGCCGTGCTCAGCAAGGCGACGACGAAGAACTAG
- a CDS encoding GntR family transcriptional regulator: protein MISDDRPIFVQIAERVEDDIIAGELAEESQVPSTNEFAAFYRINPATAGKGVNLLVDDGILYKKRGIGMFVAGGARERLLEKRRARFSLEYLRPLLAEASKLDISPTRLGELLLDEAAALASDNWVDAQRTTSQRAAPQRAHASLTTDSPTHAQPKEAHS from the coding sequence GTGATCAGCGACGATCGCCCGATCTTCGTGCAGATCGCCGAGCGCGTCGAGGACGACATCATCGCCGGTGAACTGGCGGAGGAGAGTCAGGTGCCGTCGACGAACGAGTTCGCGGCGTTCTATCGGATCAACCCCGCCACCGCCGGCAAGGGCGTGAACCTGCTCGTGGATGACGGCATCCTCTACAAGAAACGCGGCATCGGAATGTTCGTTGCGGGCGGGGCCCGCGAGCGCCTGCTCGAGAAGCGGCGAGCGCGATTCAGCCTTGAGTACCTCAGGCCGCTGTTGGCCGAGGCATCCAAGCTCGACATCTCCCCCACCCGACTCGGCGAACTGCTGCTTGATGAGGCGGCCGCCCTGGCATCCGACAACTGGGTCGACGCTCAGCGGACGACCTCGCAACGAGCCGCCCCGCAACGCGCACACGCATCGCTCACAACCGACAGCCCGACACACGCACAGCCGAAAGAGGCACACTCATGA
- a CDS encoding phosphoribosyltransferase yields MAFDADDSAAGNETIEKEILEWSEFADASRDLAREVLESGFVPEVVIAVARGGLLLAGAISYALGTKNCGSINVEFYTGVNERLPEPQLAAPMLDAPALAGKRVLLVDDVSDSGHTLVKVLGILAENGAEVRTATLYTKPHTVLEPNFYYRKTAGWIVFPWSALPPVAV; encoded by the coding sequence ATGGCATTTGACGCAGACGATTCAGCAGCAGGCAACGAGACCATCGAGAAGGAGATTCTCGAGTGGTCGGAATTCGCGGACGCCTCGCGCGATCTCGCGCGGGAAGTGCTGGAGAGCGGCTTCGTTCCCGAGGTCGTCATCGCGGTCGCCCGCGGCGGACTGCTGCTGGCCGGCGCGATCTCCTACGCGCTCGGCACCAAGAACTGCGGTTCGATCAACGTCGAGTTCTACACCGGCGTCAACGAGCGCCTGCCCGAGCCGCAGCTGGCCGCGCCGATGCTCGACGCGCCGGCCCTCGCCGGCAAGCGCGTGCTCCTCGTCGACGACGTCTCCGACTCCGGCCACACCCTCGTGAAGGTGCTCGGGATCCTCGCCGAGAACGGCGCGGAGGTGCGCACCGCGACGCTCTACACCAAGCCGCACACGGTGCTCGAGCCCAACTTCTACTACCGCAAGACGGCCGGCTGGATCGTCTTCCCGTGGTCGGCGCTGCCGCCCGTCGCGGTCTAG
- a CDS encoding SDR family NAD(P)-dependent oxidoreductase, whose translation MSETGADVAGAVVRRAVVTGASSGIGAATVRGLRAAGWDVVGVARREDRLAALAAETGASFFVADLTKQADVDALAAHLAATGPLHAVVNNAGGAKGLASVEGSEADDWQWMFEINVVAVKRVITALLPQLRATVLADGGSADILNVTSIAGHVAYAGGGGYNAAKFAAHAMTAVLRLELNGEPIRVIEVAPGMVHTEEFSLVRFGGDQARADAVYADVPDPLVADDVADEIVHALTRPPHVDLDLIVIKPVAQSAPHLVAKGALAPRV comes from the coding sequence ATGAGTGAGACGGGTGCAGATGTGGCTGGTGCAGTTGTGAGGCGTGCGGTTGTGACCGGCGCGAGTTCCGGGATCGGCGCGGCCACGGTGCGCGGGCTGCGCGCCGCCGGCTGGGACGTGGTCGGCGTCGCCAGGCGCGAGGATCGACTGGCGGCGCTCGCCGCGGAGACCGGCGCGAGTTTCTTCGTCGCCGACCTCACCAAGCAGGCCGACGTCGACGCGCTCGCCGCGCACCTGGCCGCGACGGGACCGCTGCACGCCGTCGTGAACAACGCAGGCGGCGCGAAGGGCCTGGCCAGCGTCGAGGGCTCGGAGGCCGACGACTGGCAGTGGATGTTCGAGATCAATGTCGTCGCCGTCAAGCGCGTCATCACCGCCCTGCTGCCGCAATTGCGCGCCACCGTGCTGGCCGACGGCGGCTCTGCCGACATCCTGAACGTCACCTCGATCGCCGGACACGTCGCCTACGCGGGCGGGGGTGGATACAACGCGGCCAAGTTCGCCGCGCACGCGATGACGGCGGTGCTGCGGCTCGAGCTGAACGGCGAGCCGATCCGGGTGATCGAGGTCGCGCCGGGCATGGTGCACACGGAGGAGTTCTCGCTCGTGCGCTTCGGCGGTGACCAGGCCAGGGCTGATGCCGTCTACGCCGATGTCCCGGACCCGCTCGTCGCCGACGACGTCGCAGACGAGATCGTGCACGCGCTCACGCGGCCGCCCCACGTCGACCTCGACCTGATCGTGATCAAGCCGGTCGCACAGTCCGCTCCCCACCTCGTGGCGAAGGGCGCGCTCGCACCACGCGTGTAG
- a CDS encoding SDR family NAD(P)-dependent oxidoreductase, with the protein MSRFVFNPMGTTVLITGASSGLGAEFAREFAARGADLVLVARRQDRLEALAVDLAERFGTVSTVIPLDLTAPGAVAVLVSELEQRGIRVASLVNNAGFGSYGHFGAIDAERVRQEVTLNVLALTELTRALWPELIAHGRSAPATGALINVASTAAFQPVPFMSVYGATKSYVLSFTEGLWYEAKGNGLKVVALCPGPTATEFKTVAENEEVFFGNPQSATQVIETTFRALDSRSTPPRIVSGLGNAFAARAVRLVPQRSLLTVLGRNTTPGRRR; encoded by the coding sequence ATGTCTCGTTTCGTCTTCAACCCCATGGGCACGACCGTTCTGATCACCGGGGCGAGCAGCGGCCTCGGTGCGGAGTTCGCACGTGAGTTCGCGGCTCGCGGCGCAGACCTCGTGCTGGTGGCTCGCCGCCAGGATCGCCTGGAGGCGCTGGCCGTCGACCTCGCCGAACGTTTCGGCACGGTGTCGACCGTGATCCCGCTCGACCTCACGGCCCCCGGCGCGGTGGCCGTGCTCGTCTCGGAGCTGGAGCAGCGCGGCATCCGCGTTGCCAGCCTCGTGAACAACGCCGGTTTCGGCAGCTACGGACACTTCGGTGCGATCGACGCCGAACGGGTGCGCCAGGAGGTGACGCTGAACGTGCTCGCGCTCACCGAGCTCACGCGCGCGTTGTGGCCGGAGCTCATCGCGCACGGCCGCAGCGCGCCTGCCACAGGCGCGCTGATCAATGTGGCCAGCACGGCCGCGTTCCAGCCGGTGCCCTTCATGTCGGTATACGGGGCGACCAAGTCCTACGTGCTGAGCTTCACAGAAGGCCTCTGGTACGAGGCGAAGGGCAACGGCCTCAAGGTCGTCGCGCTCTGCCCAGGGCCGACCGCGACGGAGTTCAAGACGGTTGCCGAGAACGAGGAGGTCTTCTTCGGCAACCCGCAGAGCGCGACCCAGGTGATCGAGACGACCTTCCGCGCGCTGGATTCCCGTTCGACGCCGCCCCGCATCGTCAGCGGATTGGGCAACGCCTTCGCCGCGCGCGCCGTGCGGCTGGTGCCGCAGCGCTCGCTGCTGACCGTGCTCGGCCGCAACACGACGCCGGGCAGGCGCCGCTAG
- a CDS encoding acyltransferase family protein, giving the protein MTSLAASKAKRRVPLWDNARWIAITLMVVGHGILKLISESDAAYSTYLFIYAFHVGVFVTVSGYFAKSGTPNGRQMKRVVTDILLPYLIFETIWTVIRWVSGGEFWLDYSSASWTLWFLLALAAWRIVLPYLVLLRWPLLIAIAISIGAGYFANIDSLFALSRTLGFLPFFVFGWSLRQWQVTGRWLSMGPAAIWRWRAAAIALFAALAVAVALGIDTWRGIKIRRFLLYDESYASIGYSEWWAGGIRLAVMLLAFGLVLAFLMLMPRRTTWFTGLGAATMYIYLLHTFLLYPIREGGILAGPQPWWVLPAVIAFCIAVSIVLSMPFIRKVFRPLVEPRADWLFRREDSTATGTIVLPKDAPR; this is encoded by the coding sequence ATGACTTCACTCGCCGCCAGCAAGGCCAAGCGCCGCGTGCCCCTCTGGGACAACGCGCGCTGGATCGCCATCACCCTGATGGTTGTCGGTCACGGCATCCTCAAGCTGATCAGCGAATCGGATGCCGCCTACTCGACCTATCTGTTCATCTACGCCTTCCACGTCGGCGTCTTCGTGACGGTGAGCGGCTACTTCGCGAAGTCGGGCACGCCGAACGGGCGGCAGATGAAGCGCGTCGTCACCGACATCTTGTTGCCGTATCTGATCTTCGAGACGATCTGGACCGTGATCCGCTGGGTGAGCGGCGGCGAGTTCTGGCTGGACTACTCCAGCGCCAGCTGGACCCTCTGGTTCCTGCTCGCCCTCGCCGCCTGGCGCATCGTGCTGCCCTACCTCGTGCTGCTGCGCTGGCCGTTGCTCATCGCGATCGCCATCTCGATCGGCGCAGGCTACTTCGCCAACATCGACTCCCTGTTCGCCCTCTCCCGCACCCTCGGGTTCCTGCCCTTCTTCGTGTTCGGCTGGAGCCTGCGCCAGTGGCAGGTCACCGGTCGCTGGCTGAGCATGGGACCCGCCGCGATCTGGCGGTGGCGCGCGGCGGCGATCGCCCTGTTCGCGGCCCTCGCTGTCGCGGTCGCGCTCGGCATCGACACGTGGCGCGGCATCAAGATCCGCCGCTTCCTGCTCTACGACGAGTCGTACGCGAGCATCGGCTACAGCGAATGGTGGGCGGGCGGCATCCGCCTCGCCGTCATGCTGCTCGCCTTCGGCCTCGTGCTTGCCTTCCTCATGCTGATGCCGCGCCGCACGACCTGGTTCACGGGCCTCGGCGCCGCGACGATGTACATCTACCTGCTGCACACCTTCCTGCTGTACCCGATCAGGGAGGGCGGCATCCTGGCCGGCCCGCAGCCGTGGTGGGTGCTGCCGGCCGTCATCGCGTTCTGCATCGCGGTGTCGATCGTGTTGTCGATGCCGTTCATCCGGAAGGTGTTCCGCCCGCTCGTCGAGCCGCGCGCGGATTGGCTGTTCCGCAGGGAGGACAGCACGGCCACCGGAACGATCGTGCTGCCGAAGGACGCCCCGCGCTAG
- a CDS encoding MFS transporter, producing MTSAPTAQRGARNVAGVTAAIVGWLFLVEITSGILQGYYVPLIPDLVDHLGIHDADFNWFEASQLLLSALVVPFLAKLGDMFGHKRILLATTVLTAGASWWLAFAGDFWSFLAAWALQGFYVVWLPLEVALIFDRGRRSGHGPSQTRRAAGLLVVALEAGAIIGALSAGRVFAALGENITLTLFVPAIAVTLVFFAILFGVPESEPGTEKRTLDVVGFTLLTVGLLLITSGLTFLRINGPETWWVWALIAIGLLSFWPFGKWELKQADPAIDLRVLRQPNMWPVQLTAGLIGISLLGAQAPLATYAGTDAVNGYGLGLEASDISTLIGTYLISMIIGALLFPIASKRLSPRIALIAAAFLVAIGYLLFIPFHLEVWQVFLNMFIAGLGSGALVGALPAAAAAAAPRGQTGVASGLTNTTKTIGGSFASAIFGVVLLAGAASAVTSTAASLAGYMVVWTVCGLGALTAAVLLFFVPKLAFADPSVADELAAVAAVPE from the coding sequence ATGACTTCAGCACCCACTGCGCAGCGTGGCGCACGGAACGTTGCGGGGGTGACCGCGGCCATCGTCGGCTGGCTGTTCCTCGTCGAGATCACGAGCGGAATCCTGCAGGGCTACTACGTTCCCCTGATCCCGGATCTCGTCGACCACCTCGGCATCCACGACGCCGACTTCAACTGGTTCGAGGCATCGCAGCTGCTGCTCTCCGCCCTCGTCGTCCCGTTCCTCGCCAAGCTCGGCGACATGTTCGGGCACAAGCGGATCCTGCTCGCCACCACCGTGCTCACCGCTGGCGCCAGCTGGTGGCTCGCCTTCGCCGGTGACTTCTGGAGCTTCCTCGCCGCCTGGGCGCTGCAGGGCTTCTACGTGGTCTGGCTGCCGCTCGAGGTCGCGCTGATCTTCGATCGCGGCCGCCGCAGCGGCCACGGGCCGTCGCAGACACGGCGCGCGGCCGGGTTGCTCGTCGTCGCGCTCGAGGCCGGCGCGATCATCGGCGCCCTGAGCGCCGGACGTGTCTTCGCGGCCCTCGGCGAGAACATCACGCTCACGCTGTTCGTGCCGGCGATCGCCGTGACCCTCGTCTTCTTCGCGATCCTCTTCGGTGTTCCGGAGTCGGAGCCGGGAACCGAGAAGCGCACGCTCGACGTCGTCGGCTTCACCCTGCTCACCGTTGGCCTGCTCCTCATCACCTCCGGTCTCACCTTCCTGCGCATCAACGGGCCGGAGACATGGTGGGTGTGGGCGCTCATCGCCATCGGCCTGCTGAGCTTCTGGCCGTTCGGCAAGTGGGAACTCAAGCAGGCCGACCCCGCGATCGATCTGCGGGTGCTGCGCCAGCCGAACATGTGGCCGGTGCAGCTGACGGCCGGCCTCATCGGTATCAGCCTGCTCGGCGCCCAGGCGCCGCTCGCCACCTACGCCGGCACCGACGCGGTGAACGGCTACGGCCTGGGGCTGGAGGCCTCGGACATCTCGACGCTGATCGGCACCTACCTGATCTCGATGATCATCGGCGCCCTGCTGTTCCCGATCGCATCCAAGCGGCTCAGCCCCCGGATCGCGCTCATCGCGGCCGCATTCCTGGTCGCGATCGGCTACCTGCTGTTCATCCCGTTCCACCTCGAGGTGTGGCAGGTCTTCCTGAACATGTTCATCGCCGGCCTCGGTTCCGGCGCGCTCGTCGGAGCGCTGCCTGCCGCCGCGGCCGCGGCAGCCCCGCGCGGGCAGACCGGTGTGGCATCCGGCCTCACCAACACCACGAAGACGATCGGTGGCTCATTCGCCTCGGCCATCTTCGGTGTCGTGCTGCTGGCCGGGGCCGCCTCCGCCGTCACCTCGACCGCCGCCAGCCTGGCCGGCTACATGGTCGTCTGGACGGTGTGCGGTCTCGGCGCTCTGACCGCGGCGGTGCTGCTGTTCTTCGTGCCGAAGCTCGCTTTCGCCGACCCGAGCGTCGCCGACGAGCTGGCCGCCGTCGCCGCGGTGCCCGAGTAA
- a CDS encoding ABC transporter ATP-binding protein has protein sequence MNPTTAGDVVSVANLSKRFGQVTAVDDVSFTVRENTIYGLLGRNGAGKTTLMQLLTGQDFATSGTIDVFGASPVENAAVLRNICFIKESQKYPDEFRAKHVFRSAPWFFKNWDAAFAEQLIEEFGVPLNRAMKKLSRGQLSAVGVIVGLASRAPLTFFDEPYLGLDAVARQIFYDRLLSDYAEHPRTVILSTHLIDEVSNLLEHVLVIDHGRIIIDEEADTLRGSATTVAGTRAAVERFTAGRELLHSESIGGLASVTIQGQLNAFERADAAESGLELLPVSLQQLIVRTTNTSAHEFQASA, from the coding sequence ATGAACCCAACGACAGCAGGCGACGTCGTCTCGGTCGCCAACCTCAGCAAGCGTTTTGGCCAGGTCACCGCGGTCGACGACGTGAGCTTCACCGTGCGCGAGAACACGATCTACGGCCTGCTCGGTCGCAACGGCGCGGGCAAGACGACGCTGATGCAGTTGCTCACCGGCCAGGATTTCGCCACGTCCGGCACGATCGACGTCTTCGGCGCGAGCCCTGTCGAGAATGCCGCGGTCCTCAGGAACATCTGCTTCATCAAGGAGAGCCAGAAGTACCCGGACGAGTTCCGTGCCAAGCACGTCTTCCGCAGCGCACCCTGGTTCTTCAAGAACTGGGATGCCGCCTTCGCGGAGCAGTTGATCGAGGAGTTCGGCGTTCCGCTGAACCGAGCGATGAAGAAGCTCTCCCGCGGCCAGCTCTCGGCAGTCGGCGTCATCGTCGGCCTCGCCTCGCGTGCGCCGCTCACCTTCTTCGACGAGCCGTACCTCGGTCTCGACGCCGTCGCCAGACAGATCTTCTACGATCGCCTGCTCAGCGACTACGCCGAACACCCGCGCACCGTCATCCTCTCCACCCACCTGATCGACGAGGTGAGCAACCTGCTCGAGCACGTGCTCGTGATCGACCACGGCCGCATCATCATCGACGAGGAGGCCGACACCCTGCGCGGCTCGGCCACGACCGTCGCGGGCACCCGTGCCGCCGTCGAGCGCTTCACCGCCGGCCGCGAACTGTTGCACAGCGAGAGCATCGGCGGGCTGGCATCCGTCACCATTCAGGGGCAGCTGAACGCGTTCGAACGCGCGGATGCCGCAGAATCCGGCCTCGAGCTGCTGCCCGTCTCGCTGCAGCAACTCATCGTGCGCACAACCAACACGTCCGCCCACGAGTTCCAGGCCTCGGCCTGA
- a CDS encoding GNAT family N-acetyltransferase, giving the protein MLEEEYQPRRTLPRHLQKTEAPEAPFEFALRETTAADLPHIREIYNYYVANSTVTFDEDAMTLAEWRDKFEYLTKLGMPFIVAVSPSGQILGYALVAPWKQKRAYRFTVENSIYLGPAATGKGLGRVLLAELIARSKQAGLKEMIAVIADQGADASLALHQQFGFHEIGRMGRVGFKFERWLGIVMLQLSLK; this is encoded by the coding sequence ATGCTCGAAGAGGAATACCAGCCGCGGCGCACACTGCCCAGGCACCTGCAGAAGACGGAGGCGCCGGAGGCGCCGTTTGAGTTCGCGCTGCGCGAGACGACCGCGGCCGATCTGCCGCACATCCGCGAGATCTACAACTACTACGTCGCCAACTCGACGGTGACGTTTGACGAGGACGCCATGACGCTGGCGGAGTGGCGTGACAAGTTCGAGTACCTCACCAAGCTCGGCATGCCGTTCATCGTCGCGGTCTCCCCGAGCGGCCAGATCCTCGGCTACGCCCTCGTCGCGCCGTGGAAGCAGAAGCGGGCGTACCGCTTCACCGTGGAGAACTCGATTTACCTCGGGCCGGCGGCAACCGGCAAGGGGCTGGGCCGTGTGCTGCTCGCCGAGCTCATCGCCCGCTCGAAGCAGGCTGGACTCAAGGAGATGATTGCCGTGATCGCCGATCAGGGCGCAGACGCATCGCTCGCGCTGCACCAGCAGTTCGGCTTCCACGAGATCGGCCGCATGGGCCGGGTCGGATTCAAGTTCGAGCGCTGGCTCGGCATCGTGATGCTGCAGCTCTCCCTCAAGTAG
- a CDS encoding bifunctional o-acetylhomoserine/o-acetylserine sulfhydrylase: MSDNTASWKFETKQVHSGARPDPVTNARATPIYQTTSYVFNNSDHAKNLFALAEFGNIYTRIQNPTQDVVEQRVTALEGGTGALLLSSGQSAATIAVLNIAQAGDHIVSSSSIYGGTYNLFKYTLAKLGIETTFVENQDDADEWRRAARPNTKLFFAETIGNPKINILDIALVADVAHESGVPLVVDNTIATPYLIQPFQHGADIIIHSATKFLGGHGTVIGGIIVDGGTFEWSKNVEKFPGLTLPDPSYHGASYTAAVGDGLAYIIKARVQLLRDLGAAIAPASAWQLIQGIETLSLRIERHVQNAQDVAEWLDNHPDVASVNYSGLPSSPWYAAANKYAPKGVGAVLSFELKGGVEAGRALVDNLGLFSHLANIGDVRSLVIHPASTTHSQLSPEQQLTAGVTPGLVRLSLGIENIADILADLETGFAAARAVTDAANANA, encoded by the coding sequence ATGAGCGACAACACCGCAAGCTGGAAGTTCGAAACCAAGCAGGTCCACTCCGGCGCACGCCCCGACCCGGTGACGAATGCCCGCGCGACGCCGATCTACCAGACCACCTCCTACGTCTTCAACAACTCCGACCACGCCAAGAACCTCTTCGCGCTGGCCGAGTTCGGCAACATCTACACCCGCATCCAGAACCCGACCCAGGATGTCGTCGAGCAGCGCGTCACCGCCCTCGAAGGCGGTACCGGCGCACTGCTGCTCTCCTCCGGCCAGTCCGCTGCGACGATCGCGGTTCTGAACATCGCCCAGGCCGGCGACCACATCGTGTCGTCGAGCTCGATCTACGGCGGAACCTACAACCTCTTCAAGTACACGCTGGCCAAGCTCGGCATCGAGACGACCTTCGTCGAGAACCAGGACGACGCAGACGAGTGGCGCCGCGCCGCACGCCCGAACACCAAGCTGTTCTTCGCCGAGACCATCGGCAACCCGAAGATCAACATCCTCGACATCGCGCTCGTCGCCGACGTCGCCCACGAGAGCGGCGTCCCGCTGGTCGTCGACAACACGATCGCCACCCCGTACCTGATCCAGCCGTTCCAGCACGGTGCCGACATCATCATCCACTCGGCCACGAAGTTCCTCGGCGGCCACGGCACCGTGATCGGCGGCATCATCGTCGACGGCGGCACCTTCGAGTGGTCCAAGAACGTCGAGAAGTTCCCCGGCCTCACGCTGCCGGACCCCAGCTACCACGGCGCGAGCTACACGGCAGCGGTCGGCGACGGCCTCGCCTACATCATCAAGGCCCGCGTGCAGCTGCTGCGCGACCTCGGTGCCGCGATCGCCCCGGCGAGCGCCTGGCAGCTCATCCAGGGCATCGAGACCCTCTCGCTGCGCATCGAGCGCCACGTGCAGAACGCCCAGGACGTCGCAGAGTGGCTCGACAACCACCCGGACGTCGCCTCGGTCAACTACTCCGGCCTGCCATCCAGCCCCTGGTACGCCGCCGCAAACAAGTACGCCCCCAAGGGCGTCGGCGCCGTCCTCTCCTTCGAGCTCAAGGGCGGCGTCGAAGCCGGCCGTGCACTCGTGGACAACCTGGGCCTGTTCAGCCACCTCGCCAACATCGGCGACGTGCGCTCGCTCGTCATCCACCCGGCATCGACCACGCACTCGCAGCTCTCGCCAGAGCAGCAGCTCACCGCCGGCGTCACGCCCGGCCTCGTGCGCCTCTCCCTCGGCATCGAGAACATCGCCGACATCCTCGCCGACCTCGAGACCGGCTTCGCCGCGGCCCGCGCCGTCACCGACGCCGCGAACGCGAACGCGTAA
- a CDS encoding uracil-DNA glycosylase produces MTASGGDSGTGPAFDRSQVHPGWASALAAVEPELAGLERFLADEPGFLPAPDAVLRALRGDPAAVRVLIVGQDPYPTSGHSMGLAFSVAPHVRPLPRSLANIYTELRDDLGIATPAHGDLSAWAEQGVLLLNRVLTVRPSEAGSHRRRGWEAVTEELIRSIVARDPAQPLVVILWGNDAQSLVPLLGGATVISSAHPSPLSARRGFFGSRPFSRANAALAQQGAPPVDWSLGAVDEPHPTLEMLW; encoded by the coding sequence GTGACGGCATCCGGCGGCGACTCGGGAACAGGCCCGGCGTTCGACCGTTCGCAGGTCCACCCCGGCTGGGCGAGCGCGCTCGCCGCGGTGGAGCCGGAGCTGGCCGGGCTCGAGCGTTTCCTCGCGGACGAGCCCGGTTTCCTGCCTGCCCCGGATGCCGTGCTGCGCGCACTCAGGGGAGACCCGGCCGCCGTGCGCGTGCTCATCGTCGGGCAGGACCCGTACCCGACATCCGGGCACTCGATGGGGCTCGCGTTCTCGGTCGCGCCGCACGTGCGGCCGTTGCCGCGCAGCCTCGCCAACATCTACACCGAGCTGCGCGACGACCTCGGGATCGCGACGCCGGCGCATGGCGATCTGAGCGCGTGGGCGGAACAGGGCGTACTGCTGCTGAACCGCGTGCTCACCGTGCGGCCGAGCGAGGCCGGCTCGCACCGGAGGCGCGGGTGGGAGGCGGTGACGGAGGAGCTGATCCGCTCCATCGTCGCGCGTGATCCTGCGCAGCCACTCGTGGTGATCCTCTGGGGCAACGACGCGCAGTCGCTCGTGCCGCTGCTGGGCGGCGCAACTGTGATCAGTTCCGCGCACCCGAGCCCGCTGTCGGCCAGGCGCGGCTTCTTCGGATCCCGGCCGTTCAGCCGCGCGAATGCCGCGCTCGCCCAGCAGGGCGCGCCGCCCGTCGACTGGTCGCTCGGAGCGGTGGACGAGCCACATCCGACGCTCGAAATGCTCTGGTAA